In Microbacterium terrisoli, the genomic stretch TCGTAGCGGGTCTCGACGTCGTATCCGCCGGTCTCGGCGTGGAACTGCAGCCAGTTGGCCCCGGGGTTGCGGCCCACATAGACGTATTCGTTCTCGGCTTCGTGGAACAGGATGCCGTCGCCGATCACGCCGCCGTTGGAGGCGGTGGGCACGAACTGCTTCGCGGTGTCGACGGGGAAGTTCGCGAACGAGTTGATGCCGGTGTCGCTGAGGAGTTTCAGCGCGCCCGGTCCCGACATGAAGAAGTTGACCATGTGGTGGGTCTGGTCGTAGAGCACGGCCGTCTCGCGCCAGGCCTTCTGCTCGCGCCGCCAGTTCGAGAACTCGGTGGGGACGATCGGATATATGTAGGCGCCCAGCTGCGAGTTGCGGAGCATCTGGACGACGTTCCCCTTCTCGTCCAGCAGCTGCTGCAGATTTTCGGCCATGGTGTCTCCTTCGACGTCGTGGGCGGGTCCGTCACGATTGGTGCTGATCCTACGGACCGATGATGCCTATGTCCATAGGTAATGCGCCCGGCTCCAAGATTGTAGACAATTTCTTGACCAATGTCACGCGGTGTGATTGTCTGGATGGAGCCGAACGATCACGCATCCCGAGGAGTCCCATGGTCGACAACGCCGGTTCCCTTCTGGTCGTCAGCGCTCATGCGGGGGACTTCGTATGGCGCGCCGGAGGGGCCATCGCCGCCGCCGCGATGCGCGGCGAACGGGTCACCGTGGCATGCCTGAGCTACGGCGAGCGCGGCGAATCGGCCAGTCAGTGGCTGGCGGGCAGATCGCTCGAGGAGATCAAGGCCACCCGCCGCGATGAGGCTCAGGCCGCGGCATCCGCCCTCGGCGCCGACATCGAGTTCCTCGACCTCGGCGACTATCCTCTGCGCGAGAGCGACGACGCGGTGGCGACCCTGGTCGGCCTGTACCGGCGCGTGCAGCCGACGGTCGTGCTCACCCACACCCTCGTCGACCCGTACAACGGCGACCACCCGGCGGCGGCGCGCATGGCGCTGCAGGCGCGTGTGCTCGCGCAGGCGATCGGCGTGGCCAATGCCGACGGCTCGTTCCCGACGAAGGAGCAGATCATCGGCGCACCGCCGGTGTTCTTCTTCGAGCCGCATCAGGGCGAGCAGTGCGACTTCCGCCCCAACGTCCTGCTGGACATCACCGACGCCTTCCCGCGCAAGCGCGCCGCCATGGAGTGTCTGCCCGCCCAGAAGCACATGTGGTCGTACTACACCGACCTCGCCGTGCGCCGCGGCGTGCAGGTGCGCCGCAACGCCGGACCGAACCTCGGCCTGCCGCATGACACGATGGGCGAGGCCTATGTGCGCTACTACCCGCAGGTGACCGGAGAGCTGTCATGACCGCTGTCGTGGTCACCGACATCGCCCGCGCCGACGCCGCCACCGTCGATGCGCTCGCCGTGCACGGGGTCGCGACGGTGCACGAGGCGATGGGCCGCACGGGCCTGGTTGGCACGTGGCCGGCAGGCATCGGGCTGCGCCCCATCCAGCAGGATGTGCGGGTGGCCGGCACCGCGGTGACCGTGCTCAGCCACCCCGGCGACAACCTCATGATCCATGCGGCCGTCGAGCAGTGCCGCGCCGGCGACCTGCTCGTGGTCACCACCACCTCACCGTCCACCGACGGTGCGTTCGGCGAACTGTTCGCCACCGCGCTGCACGCGCGCGGCGTGCGGGGTCTGGTCACCACGACGGGCGTGCGCGACACCGCAGAGCTGCGCGCGCTGGGCTTTCCCGTGTGGGCGACGGCGGTGGGCGCCCAGGGCACCGTGAAAGCCACACCCGGGTCGGTGAACGTGCCCGTCATCATCGGTGGCGTCGTCATCCATCCCGGCGACGTCGTCATCGCCGACGACGACGGCATCGTCTGCGTTCCGCGTGAGGATGCGGCATCCGCCCTCTCCGCCTCCGACGCGCGGATCGCGAAAGAAGACGCCGACCGGGTCGCCTACCGCGACGGCCAGCTGAGCCTTGACCGCAAGGGCCTGCGCGCGAGCCTGACGGACCTCGGCGTCGTCTATATGACCCAGCAGGAATACGATGCCCGCTGACGTGGTGCGTGAGGGCGTCCGCTGCATGCTGATGCGCGGTGGCACCTCGAAAGGCGCCTACTTCATCGCCGACGACGTTCCCGACGATCCCGCCGTACGCGACGACCTCATGCTGCGGATCATGGGCAGCCCCGACCCGGCGCAGATCGACGGCATCGGCGGCGCGCACCCGCTCACGAGCAAGGTCGCCATCGTCTCCCGCTCGGCCGAACCCGACATCGACCTGGACTACCTCTTCTTGCAGGTCGCCGTCGACGAGCCGCAGGTCAGCGATCGGCAGACGTGCGGCAACCTCCTGGCCGGGGTCGGTCCGTTCGCGCTGGAACGCGGCCTGATCGCGGCGCAGGGCGAGACGGCGACGGTGCGGATACGTCTGCTGAACACCGGTGATGTGGCCACGGCATCCTTCGCCGTCTCCGGCGGAATGCCCGACTACGACGGCGACGCCCACATCGACGGGGTGCCGGGCACCGCGTGCCCCATCGACCTCGCCCTGACCGGCTCGCGTCCGCTGCTGCCGACCGGTCACGTCGCCGACACCGTCGCAGGCCGCCGCGTCACACTCGTCGACAACGGCATGCCGGTGGTGCTGATGGACGCCGCGGATTTCGGCATCGACGGCAGCGAGGCCCCGGCCCGGCTCGAAGGCGACACCGCCCTGCGCGCCGAGGTCGAGCGGGTGCGCCTGGCCGCGGGGGAGCTGTTCGGCCTGGGAGATGTCGCCGAGCAGACGGTGCCGAAGATGTTTCTGCTCTCACCGCCGCGGGAGGGCGGGGCCGTCACGACGCGTGCATTCATCCCGCACCGCGTGCACACCTCGATCGGGGTGCTGATGGCGGCCTCGGTGGCCGCGGGGATCCGCATCCCCGGTGCCGTCGGCGCCGACCTCGCCCAGATCATGCATGACAGCGACACGCCGTTGGAGCACCCGCGCGGGACCTTCACCGCCCGCGTCGAGCTGCACGAGGACGACGGCGTGTGGCGCGCGACATCCGCGTCCTTGCGCACCGCCCGCAAACTCTTCGACGGACGCGTTTTTCCGCGCCCGCGATCGTGAACCGCCCGTCACCAGTCAAGGAGGACCCATGGCACACCAGGAGAATTTCGATCTCGCGCACCTCGGCGCCGTCGAACTGTTCACCCCGAAATTCGAAGAGAGCCTGCACTTCTTCCGCGACATCTGCGCCATGCGCGAAGTCGCGCGGGTGGGGGACTCGGCGTACCTGCGCACGTGGGACGAATACCAGCTCTACTCGCTCAAGCTCACCGCATCCGACACCAACGGTGCAGGCCGCACGCTGTTCCGCGCGACGAGCGAAGACGCGCTGAACCGCCGGGTCGCCGCGATCGAGAAGGCCGGCCTCGGACACGGCTGGCGTGAGCCAGAGGTGGGTGTGGGCCGGTCGTTCGAGTTCGAAGATCCGGACGGACACCTCATGGCGCTCTACTACGACACCGAGCACTACGTGCCCGATGACCAGGACCGCCCGGCCCTGAAGAACCAGGCTTCGGCCTATCCCGGCCGCGGCATCAACGCACGCCGGCTCGACCACATCAACTACCTGGCCGCCGACGTGGACGCCGCCGGCGAGTTCTGGCGCGACGTGATGTTCGCCCGGGAGTCCGAGCGTGTGCGCATGGACGACGGGCACATGGCTGCGTGGTGGTTCCGGTTCCACCAGAAGTCGTACGACGTCGTCTACTCCGAGGACTGGACCGGCGAACGGGGGCGCTTCCACCACTTCGCGTTCGCCCCGGATTCGCGCGAGGACATCCTCAAGGCCGCCGACATCTGCCTCGAGAACGGCGTCTACATCGAGTACGGCCCCTACAAGCACGCCATCAACCAGACCTTCTTCCTGTACGTGTGGGAGCCCGGCGGCAACCGCATCGAGTTCGCCAACGCGCAGGCGCGTCTGCTGCTGGACCCCGACTGGCCCGTCGTGGAGTGGAGCGCCGCTGAGCGAGCCAAGGGGCAGGCCTGGGGCATGAAGACGGTCGCGACCTTCCACACGCACGGCACGCCGTACGTCGAGAACCAGGAGGAGATCGACCGCCAGGCCCTCGCCGGCCACTGACGCGTCCCCTCGTTCAACGACCGGGGGCGTCTCGGCTGGGCGCGCTGCGCGCGCGCTCGCTCAACGACCGGGGGCGGG encodes the following:
- a CDS encoding VOC family protein; this translates as MAHQENFDLAHLGAVELFTPKFEESLHFFRDICAMREVARVGDSAYLRTWDEYQLYSLKLTASDTNGAGRTLFRATSEDALNRRVAAIEKAGLGHGWREPEVGVGRSFEFEDPDGHLMALYYDTEHYVPDDQDRPALKNQASAYPGRGINARRLDHINYLAADVDAAGEFWRDVMFARESERVRMDDGHMAAWWFRFHQKSYDVVYSEDWTGERGRFHHFAFAPDSREDILKAADICLENGVYIEYGPYKHAINQTFFLYVWEPGGNRIEFANAQARLLLDPDWPVVEWSAAERAKGQAWGMKTVATFHTHGTPYVENQEEIDRQALAGH
- a CDS encoding 4-carboxy-4-hydroxy-2-oxoadipate aldolase/oxaloacetate decarboxylase yields the protein MTAVVVTDIARADAATVDALAVHGVATVHEAMGRTGLVGTWPAGIGLRPIQQDVRVAGTAVTVLSHPGDNLMIHAAVEQCRAGDLLVVTTTSPSTDGAFGELFATALHARGVRGLVTTTGVRDTAELRALGFPVWATAVGAQGTVKATPGSVNVPVIIGGVVIHPGDVVIADDDGIVCVPREDAASALSASDARIAKEDADRVAYRDGQLSLDRKGLRASLTDLGVVYMTQQEYDAR
- a CDS encoding 4-oxalomesaconate tautomerase encodes the protein MPADVVREGVRCMLMRGGTSKGAYFIADDVPDDPAVRDDLMLRIMGSPDPAQIDGIGGAHPLTSKVAIVSRSAEPDIDLDYLFLQVAVDEPQVSDRQTCGNLLAGVGPFALERGLIAAQGETATVRIRLLNTGDVATASFAVSGGMPDYDGDAHIDGVPGTACPIDLALTGSRPLLPTGHVADTVAGRRVTLVDNGMPVVLMDAADFGIDGSEAPARLEGDTALRAEVERVRLAAGELFGLGDVAEQTVPKMFLLSPPREGGAVTTRAFIPHRVHTSIGVLMAASVAAGIRIPGAVGADLAQIMHDSDTPLEHPRGTFTARVELHEDDGVWRATSASLRTARKLFDGRVFPRPRS
- a CDS encoding PIG-L deacetylase family protein, with protein sequence MVDNAGSLLVVSAHAGDFVWRAGGAIAAAAMRGERVTVACLSYGERGESASQWLAGRSLEEIKATRRDEAQAAASALGADIEFLDLGDYPLRESDDAVATLVGLYRRVQPTVVLTHTLVDPYNGDHPAAARMALQARVLAQAIGVANADGSFPTKEQIIGAPPVFFFEPHQGEQCDFRPNVLLDITDAFPRKRAAMECLPAQKHMWSYYTDLAVRRGVQVRRNAGPNLGLPHDTMGEAYVRYYPQVTGELS